A single genomic interval of Cupriavidus necator harbors:
- a CDS encoding type II toxin-antitoxin system YafQ family toxin, producing MRTIERTTQFKRDYKRELKGPFKALLQSPAGDWFAILTALASDMSLPDKFRDHALGGQWKDFRDCHVRPDLLLIYRKPDPWTLQLVRLGSHSELAM from the coding sequence ATGAGGACGATTGAACGGACGACCCAATTCAAGCGCGATTACAAGCGCGAACTCAAAGGGCCGTTCAAGGCGCTGCTGCAAAGCCCGGCTGGTGACTGGTTTGCAATCCTGACTGCCTTGGCGAGTGACATGTCGCTGCCGGACAAATTTCGCGACCATGCGCTTGGCGGCCAGTGGAAGGACTTCCGGGATTGCCATGTTCGGCCAGACCTTTTGCTGATCTATCGGAAGCCAGACCCTTGGACACTGCAACTTGTCCGGCT
- a CDS encoding type II toxin-antitoxin system RelB/DinJ family antitoxin: MSASTFVRARIDVEIKEEAAIVLEAMGLTVSDAVRMLLTRVAREKALPVELMTPNPATIASLKEARAGGLRKFGSVSDLMADLNDEDD, translated from the coding sequence ATGTCCGCTTCGACCTTTGTCCGAGCCCGTATCGACGTTGAAATCAAGGAAGAGGCCGCGATCGTTCTGGAAGCGATGGGACTGACGGTTTCAGACGCCGTGCGCATGCTTTTGACGCGCGTGGCACGTGAAAAGGCATTGCCTGTGGAACTGATGACTCCCAATCCAGCAACCATTGCGTCGCTAAAAGAGGCGCGGGCCGGTGGCCTCCGCAAGTTCGGGTCGGTGAGCGACCTGATGGCGGATCTCAACGATGAGGACGATTGA
- a CDS encoding TonB-dependent siderophore receptor, whose product MNRQVIRAARLRAPMPRHLAVLAQLAVVVGFPATAALAQQAAAPADAQSLPAVTVSASAVDDSGLQLEKKASTGALGSRTQLDTPYSTTIVTGEDLAERQVAKLGDVFAMDASVSDNGNGYNSWSSYLSVRGLQIDWQNGFKINGLPFVAYGITLPYEHMEQVELLKGLPGFMYGFATPGGIVNYVTKKPTDTFSASFELGYRAANVWSEHVDLGGRAGPNNMFGYRLNVTHEEGTPYNARNIKRDSASLGLDARLTRDLTWTFDSIYQDRRATGQMPSFSLWSYGDTALPAAVSGRIRNFAGADQHLNTNLQLYSTGLRYQINPDWAVSTNYSFTKVNRSRNESTYNLLNQAGDYSDQRYDTAQNQQVGQWQAMLEGKFRTGPFGHQLVAGLSWQKQIDRYDNNGFGAVIGAGNIFEPNTNTYFSSTAFNKVRNSDITQKSVFASDTVQLSERWSVLAGLRVTNFEQNGYVPVSSSYSKNGVVTPTLALMFKPVPTATVYASYVEALEPGSIVPDGYTNARQLLSPIRSKQYEVGVKADQAAWSATAAAFRIERGAEYDSINGGVPTRQQDGTSIYQGLELAGVYRLGPQWEFGASAMYLDSYYDKGLANNGKRVAGAPDLVLAGRISYRVPFVPGLRLGVDGKYTGNTKLNAGNTLEAGGYTVFNLGASYNTRVAGKDLTLRAALNNVTNKRYWGFQYENYIQPADPRSVSLTAKIAY is encoded by the coding sequence ATGAATCGTCAAGTCATTCGCGCCGCGCGCCTGCGCGCACCCATGCCCCGCCATCTCGCCGTGCTGGCACAACTGGCTGTCGTGGTCGGCTTTCCGGCAACCGCCGCGCTGGCACAGCAAGCCGCGGCGCCGGCGGATGCGCAGTCGCTGCCCGCGGTGACCGTCAGCGCCTCGGCGGTCGACGATTCCGGCCTGCAGCTTGAGAAAAAGGCCAGCACCGGCGCGCTGGGCTCGCGCACGCAGCTCGACACCCCGTACTCCACCACCATCGTCACCGGCGAAGACCTTGCTGAGCGCCAGGTGGCCAAGCTGGGCGATGTGTTTGCGATGGATGCGTCGGTCAGCGACAACGGCAACGGCTACAACAGCTGGTCCAGCTACCTGAGCGTGCGCGGCCTGCAGATCGACTGGCAGAACGGCTTCAAGATCAACGGGCTGCCGTTCGTGGCCTACGGCATCACGCTGCCCTACGAGCACATGGAGCAAGTGGAACTGCTCAAGGGGCTGCCGGGCTTCATGTACGGCTTCGCCACCCCGGGCGGCATCGTCAACTACGTCACCAAGAAGCCGACCGACACCTTCTCCGCCTCGTTCGAACTGGGCTACCGCGCCGCCAATGTCTGGAGCGAGCACGTCGACCTGGGCGGGCGCGCCGGCCCGAACAATATGTTCGGCTACCGCCTGAACGTGACGCACGAGGAAGGCACGCCCTACAACGCGCGCAATATCAAGCGCGACAGCGCCTCGCTGGGCCTGGATGCGCGCCTGACCAGGGACCTGACCTGGACCTTCGACTCGATCTACCAGGACCGTCGCGCCACTGGCCAGATGCCGTCGTTCAGTCTGTGGAGCTACGGCGACACGGCCCTGCCGGCCGCGGTGTCCGGCCGCATCCGCAACTTCGCCGGTGCCGACCAGCACCTGAACACCAACCTGCAGCTGTACAGCACCGGCCTGCGCTACCAGATCAATCCGGACTGGGCGGTGAGCACAAACTACAGCTTCACCAAGGTCAACCGCAGCCGCAACGAAAGCACCTACAACCTGCTGAACCAGGCCGGCGACTACAGCGACCAGCGCTACGACACCGCGCAGAACCAGCAGGTGGGCCAATGGCAGGCGATGCTGGAAGGCAAGTTCCGCACCGGGCCGTTCGGGCACCAGCTGGTGGCGGGCCTGTCGTGGCAGAAGCAGATCGACCGCTATGACAACAACGGCTTCGGCGCCGTCATCGGCGCCGGCAATATCTTCGAGCCCAACACCAACACGTACTTCAGCTCGACCGCCTTCAACAAGGTGCGCAACAGCGACATCACGCAGAAGTCGGTGTTCGCCAGCGACACCGTCCAGCTGAGCGAGCGCTGGTCGGTGCTGGCCGGCCTGCGCGTGACCAACTTCGAGCAGAACGGCTACGTGCCGGTGAGCTCCAGCTACAGCAAGAACGGCGTGGTCACGCCCACGCTGGCGCTGATGTTCAAGCCCGTGCCCACGGCCACGGTCTACGCCAGCTACGTGGAAGCGCTGGAGCCCGGCTCGATCGTGCCGGATGGCTACACCAACGCTCGCCAGCTGCTCAGCCCGATCCGCAGCAAGCAGTATGAAGTCGGCGTCAAGGCCGACCAGGCCGCCTGGAGCGCCACCGCCGCCGCCTTCCGCATCGAGCGCGGCGCCGAGTACGACAGCATCAACGGCGGCGTGCCGACGCGCCAGCAGGACGGCACCTCGATCTACCAGGGGCTGGAACTGGCCGGCGTGTACCGGCTGGGCCCGCAGTGGGAATTCGGCGCGAGCGCGATGTACCTGGACTCGTACTACGACAAGGGCCTGGCCAACAACGGCAAGCGCGTCGCCGGTGCGCCTGACCTGGTGCTGGCCGGACGCATCAGCTACCGCGTGCCGTTCGTGCCCGGCCTGCGCCTTGGCGTCGATGGCAAGTACACCGGCAATACCAAGCTGAACGCGGGCAATACGCTGGAGGCCGGCGGCTACACGGTGTTCAATCTCGGCGCGAGCTACAACACCCGCGTCGCCGGCAAGGACCTGACGCTGCGCGCCGCGCTGAATAACGTGACCAACAAGCGCTACTGGGGCTTCCAGTACGAGAACTACATCCAGCCCGCGGATCCGCGCAGCGTGAGCCTGACGGCGAAGATTGCGTATTGA
- a CDS encoding Bug family tripartite tricarboxylate transporter substrate binding protein: MNTKQRLVLAMAVAGLGLAGHAAAQYPQQPIRIVVGYAAGGTTDILARALAEQLASELKQSVIIENKPGAAGNSAAAYVQQSAPDGYTLFMATVSSHGINPALYKKTLGYEPVSGFAPVSMVASIPLVLITTPNLPARNVPDLVTLARKKSGELNYASSGNGSPVHLAGAMFAQSANAKLVHVPYRGGALANTSVIAGETQLSFATLPGALPQVKAGRLRAIAVTTRERSPQLPDVPAMREVPGFGSFEINTWNALLAPKNTPQPVIDALNRAVARSLASPKLIQRFNGEGATPASSTPAELSRFVNAELAKWAGVVKDLDVKVD; the protein is encoded by the coding sequence ATGAACACGAAGCAGAGGCTTGTCCTCGCGATGGCCGTGGCCGGCCTGGGCCTGGCAGGGCACGCGGCGGCCCAATATCCGCAACAGCCCATCCGTATCGTGGTGGGCTATGCGGCCGGGGGCACCACCGACATCCTGGCGCGGGCGCTGGCCGAACAACTGGCCAGCGAGCTGAAGCAGTCGGTGATCATCGAGAACAAGCCCGGCGCGGCCGGCAACTCGGCCGCCGCCTATGTGCAGCAGTCGGCGCCGGATGGCTATACGCTGTTCATGGCAACCGTGTCGAGCCACGGCATCAACCCAGCCTTGTACAAGAAAACGCTGGGCTACGAGCCGGTCAGCGGCTTTGCGCCCGTCAGCATGGTCGCCTCGATCCCGCTCGTGCTGATCACGACCCCGAACCTGCCCGCCAGGAACGTGCCTGACCTGGTGACGCTGGCCCGGAAGAAGTCGGGAGAGCTGAACTACGCATCCAGCGGCAACGGTTCGCCGGTCCACCTGGCCGGTGCGATGTTTGCCCAGAGCGCCAATGCCAAGCTGGTGCATGTGCCGTATCGGGGCGGAGCGCTTGCCAATACTTCGGTGATCGCCGGCGAGACGCAACTGAGCTTCGCCACGCTGCCTGGCGCCCTGCCGCAGGTGAAGGCCGGCAGGCTGCGCGCCATCGCCGTGACCACCAGGGAGCGGTCGCCGCAGCTGCCGGATGTTCCCGCCATGCGTGAAGTGCCGGGCTTCGGCAGCTTCGAGATCAATACCTGGAATGCATTGCTGGCACCGAAAAATACGCCACAGCCGGTGATCGATGCGCTGAACCGGGCCGTCGCCAGGTCACTGGCATCGCCGAAGCTTATTCAGCGCTTCAACGGGGAGGGGGCGACGCCGGCAAGCAGCACCCCGGCCGAACTCAGCCGCTTCGTCAACGCCGAGCTGGCCAAATGGGCTGGCGTCGTGAAAGACCTGGACGTCAAGGTCGACTGA
- a CDS encoding enoyl-CoA hydratase produces the protein MTTTRILQGEITDTLLVEKRGRTGWITFNDPGRHNAVSFDMWAALPQALAAFEQDDEVRSIVLTGAGERAFVSGANIAQFDNLRSGEEAVAAYEQVAEAAQLALYDHAKPTLARIKGYCIGGGLNIALCCDIRIASSDSTFAIPAGKLGLGYRLTAIRNLVSTVGAANALEIFLTANRYAAADAKALGLVHHVTDAADLDTTLQTRLDQIAANAPLTLRAGKRMIRQLQQLGPQVDIAGMQQLVMQCFASDDYREGKRAFAEKRSPVFKGQ, from the coding sequence ATGACCACGACACGCATACTGCAAGGCGAGATTACCGATACCCTGCTGGTGGAAAAACGCGGCCGCACCGGCTGGATTACCTTCAACGACCCTGGCCGCCACAACGCCGTCTCATTCGACATGTGGGCGGCACTGCCCCAGGCGCTCGCAGCGTTCGAGCAGGACGACGAAGTGCGCTCGATAGTGCTGACTGGCGCCGGAGAGCGCGCCTTCGTGAGCGGGGCGAACATCGCGCAGTTCGACAACCTGCGCTCCGGCGAAGAGGCCGTCGCGGCCTATGAGCAAGTGGCAGAGGCTGCCCAGCTGGCCCTCTACGACCACGCCAAGCCGACCCTCGCCAGGATCAAGGGCTATTGCATCGGCGGCGGCCTGAATATCGCGCTGTGCTGTGACATCCGGATCGCGTCGTCCGACAGCACCTTTGCCATTCCGGCCGGCAAGCTCGGCCTGGGCTACCGGCTCACCGCAATCCGGAATCTGGTCAGCACGGTCGGCGCCGCCAATGCGCTCGAAATCTTCCTGACCGCCAACCGCTATGCGGCGGCGGACGCCAAGGCCCTTGGCCTGGTCCATCACGTGACCGATGCGGCCGACCTCGACACGACGCTGCAGACACGCCTGGACCAGATTGCCGCCAATGCGCCCCTCACGCTGCGCGCCGGCAAACGCATGATTCGTCAATTGCAGCAGCTGGGCCCGCAGGTCGATATCGCGGGCATGCAGCAGCTCGTCATGCAGTGCTTCGCCAGCGACGATTACCGCGAGGGCAAGCGCGCCTTCGCCGAAAAGCGCAGCCCCGTCTTCAAGGGCCAATAA
- a CDS encoding FadR/GntR family transcriptional regulator, giving the protein MKAQLGMEIRGFTSLRRPDNLPDEIAHQIRQRILDGTLAHGQQLPTENELATAFDVSRNVVREAIARLKLAGYVETRRGTGTFVAQGIGQRNFEIVTDELLHEDALEHVFQLRVEIESGAAALAARFRTPAQLEALRLALAKVDEAGADWEKGADTALDFHLAVGNATNNPYFIRLMAHLSHVLHDSVRTLRSTSTGTTRIAEVEQEHHAIFDAIAAGNADQARAAMRYHLTNGIERHKARAPGKTT; this is encoded by the coding sequence ATGAAGGCCCAACTTGGCATGGAGATTCGCGGATTCACGAGCCTGCGCCGGCCGGACAACCTGCCCGACGAGATCGCGCACCAGATCCGCCAGCGCATCCTGGACGGCACCCTGGCCCACGGGCAGCAGCTGCCCACGGAGAACGAGCTGGCCACCGCGTTCGACGTGAGCCGCAATGTCGTGCGCGAGGCCATCGCGCGCCTGAAGCTGGCCGGCTACGTTGAAACCCGGCGCGGCACCGGCACGTTCGTGGCGCAGGGCATCGGGCAGCGCAACTTCGAGATCGTCACCGACGAGCTGCTGCATGAGGATGCGCTCGAGCATGTCTTCCAGCTGCGCGTCGAGATCGAATCGGGCGCGGCCGCGCTGGCGGCGCGGTTCCGCACGCCCGCGCAGCTGGAGGCGCTGCGACTGGCGCTGGCGAAGGTCGATGAAGCGGGCGCAGACTGGGAAAAGGGCGCGGACACCGCGCTCGATTTTCACCTCGCTGTGGGCAATGCGACCAACAACCCGTACTTCATCCGCTTGATGGCCCATCTGAGCCATGTGCTCCACGACTCCGTGCGCACGCTGCGTTCCACCTCGACCGGGACCACGCGCATCGCGGAAGTCGAGCAGGAGCACCACGCGATCTTCGACGCCATTGCCGCGGGGAACGCCGACCAGGCGCGCGCCGCCATGCGCTACCACCTGACCAACGGTATTGAAAGACATAAGGCCCGAGCGCCTGGAAAGACAACATGA
- a CDS encoding CaiB/BaiF CoA transferase family protein, with protein MGHGPLSRFTVLDLTRVRSGPAAVRQFADWGATVIKIEEPGQAPDDKPGGSAQFADYQNTHRNKQSITLNLKHPEGRALFLELVRKADVVVENYRPNVKFKLGIDYESLRKVNPRIVYGSVSGFGQDGPYHERPGLDQIAQGISGMMSVTGEPGRGPMRAGIPVADLTAGLFCAIGLMVALLEREVSGQGQWVQTSLLQSQLWMMDFQAMRWLMNGEVPGQSGNDHPTSSPTGVFPTQDGYMNIAAMGNDIFARLCKVLEVPELIADERFLTVPLRARNRPALNAAIAGRTRTRTTEEWIARMNREGVPCGPILSMNEAFADPQVEHLRMSQPIEHPRLGTISVVGQPVILSRTSLGELAPAPESGEHNHDVYRSLLGLDSARIEALAAQGVI; from the coding sequence GTGGGGCATGGTCCGCTTTCCCGATTCACCGTACTCGACCTCACGCGCGTGCGCTCCGGTCCGGCCGCCGTGCGCCAGTTCGCCGACTGGGGGGCGACCGTCATCAAGATCGAAGAGCCGGGCCAGGCGCCCGATGACAAGCCGGGCGGTTCGGCGCAGTTTGCCGACTACCAGAACACCCATCGCAACAAGCAGAGCATTACGCTCAACCTCAAGCATCCGGAGGGGCGCGCGCTGTTCCTGGAGCTGGTGCGCAAGGCCGATGTGGTGGTGGAGAACTACCGGCCCAACGTGAAGTTCAAGCTGGGCATCGACTATGAGTCGCTGCGCAAGGTCAATCCGCGCATCGTCTATGGCAGCGTATCGGGGTTCGGGCAGGATGGTCCGTACCACGAGCGCCCGGGTCTGGACCAGATCGCGCAAGGGATCTCCGGCATGATGTCGGTCACGGGCGAACCCGGGCGCGGACCGATGCGCGCGGGGATTCCCGTTGCGGACCTGACCGCCGGTCTGTTCTGCGCGATCGGCCTGATGGTGGCGCTGCTGGAACGCGAAGTGTCCGGCCAGGGCCAGTGGGTGCAGACCTCCCTGCTGCAATCGCAGCTGTGGATGATGGACTTCCAGGCCATGCGCTGGCTGATGAATGGCGAGGTGCCGGGCCAGAGCGGCAACGATCATCCCACCAGCAGCCCGACCGGCGTGTTCCCGACGCAGGATGGCTACATGAATATTGCCGCCATGGGCAACGACATCTTCGCGCGGCTGTGCAAGGTGCTTGAGGTGCCTGAACTCATCGCGGACGAGCGCTTCCTGACGGTGCCGTTGCGTGCCCGCAATCGGCCGGCGCTGAACGCCGCGATCGCCGGGCGCACGCGCACCCGCACCACCGAGGAATGGATCGCCCGCATGAATCGCGAAGGGGTGCCGTGCGGCCCCATCCTCAGCATGAACGAGGCCTTCGCCGATCCGCAGGTCGAACATCTGCGCATGAGCCAGCCCATCGAGCACCCCAGGCTGGGCACGATCTCCGTCGTCGGCCAGCCGGTGATCCTGAGCCGGACCTCGCTGGGCGAACTGGCGCCGGCACCGGAGAGCGGTGAGCACAACCACGACGTGTACCGCTCGCTGCTCGGCCTGGATTCCGCGCGGATCGAAGCGCTTGCAGCGCAGGGGGTCATCTGA
- a CDS encoding NCS1 family nucleobase:cation symporter-1, with product MMQTTATPADAPQVQAGHAAHGNALIKPGYDERLTNEDLAPLRKQTWGTYNIFAFWMSDVHSVGGYITAGSLFALGLTSWQVLVSLLVGILIVQYFCNLVAKPSQVTGTPYPVICRASFGVLGANIPAVIRGLIAVAWYGIQTYLASSAFLVLALHFFPALAPYADVKLHGFAGLSTLGWAAFMVLWVLQALVFWTGMETIRKFIDWAGPAVYVVMIALAIWLVNKAGWENVNFTLSFVKYTGWEAVPVMLSAIALVVSYFSGPMLNFGDFSRYAKDFKSVKRGNFWGLPVNFLGFSLLTVITTSATLPVFGKLITDPVETVSHIDSTFAMLLGAFTFMTATIGINIVANFVSPAFDFSNVSPKHISWRTGGMIAAVASIFITPWNLYNNPAVIHYTLDVLGAFIGPLFGILIADYYLVRRQHVDVDDLYTLNPRGRYWYRNGFNPAAVATMIPAAIIPILCVVVPAWQSAANYSWFIGMGIALVLYRQLAPRMMPGHFGSRAASQA from the coding sequence ATGATGCAAACGACCGCAACCCCCGCCGACGCACCGCAGGTGCAGGCCGGGCATGCCGCACACGGCAACGCCCTGATCAAGCCGGGGTATGACGAACGCCTGACCAATGAGGACCTGGCGCCGCTGCGCAAGCAGACCTGGGGCACCTACAACATCTTTGCCTTCTGGATGTCGGACGTGCACAGCGTGGGCGGCTATATCACCGCCGGCAGCCTGTTCGCGCTGGGGCTGACCAGCTGGCAGGTGCTGGTGTCGCTGCTGGTCGGCATCCTGATCGTGCAGTACTTCTGCAACCTGGTGGCCAAGCCCAGCCAGGTGACCGGCACGCCTTATCCGGTGATCTGCCGGGCCTCGTTCGGCGTGCTCGGCGCCAATATCCCGGCGGTGATCCGCGGGCTCATCGCAGTGGCGTGGTACGGCATCCAGACCTACCTGGCTTCCAGCGCCTTCCTGGTGCTGGCGCTGCACTTCTTCCCCGCGCTGGCGCCCTATGCCGACGTGAAGCTGCACGGCTTTGCCGGACTCTCCACGCTGGGCTGGGCCGCATTCATGGTGCTGTGGGTGTTGCAGGCGCTGGTGTTCTGGACCGGCATGGAGACCATCCGCAAGTTCATCGACTGGGCCGGCCCGGCGGTGTACGTGGTTATGATCGCGCTGGCGATCTGGCTGGTGAACAAGGCCGGCTGGGAGAACGTCAATTTCACGCTGAGCTTCGTCAAGTACACCGGCTGGGAAGCGGTGCCGGTGATGCTGAGCGCGATCGCGCTGGTGGTGTCGTATTTCTCCGGCCCGATGCTGAACTTCGGCGACTTCTCGCGCTATGCCAAGGACTTCAAGTCGGTCAAGCGCGGCAACTTCTGGGGCCTGCCGGTCAACTTCCTGGGCTTCTCGCTGCTGACCGTGATCACGACCTCGGCCACGCTGCCGGTGTTCGGCAAGCTGATCACCGACCCGGTGGAGACCGTCAGCCATATCGACAGCACCTTCGCCATGCTGCTGGGCGCTTTCACCTTCATGACCGCGACCATCGGCATCAATATCGTCGCCAACTTCGTTTCGCCGGCATTCGACTTCTCCAACGTCTCGCCCAAGCACATCAGCTGGCGCACCGGCGGCATGATCGCGGCCGTGGCTTCGATCTTCATCACGCCGTGGAACCTGTACAACAATCCGGCGGTGATCCACTACACGCTGGACGTGCTGGGCGCCTTCATCGGCCCGCTGTTCGGCATCCTGATTGCGGACTACTACCTGGTGCGGCGCCAGCATGTCGACGTCGACGACCTGTACACGCTGAACCCGCGCGGCCGCTACTGGTACCGCAACGGCTTCAACCCGGCGGCGGTGGCCACCATGATCCCGGCGGCCATCATCCCGATCCTGTGCGTGGTGGTGCCGGCCTGGCAGTCCGCGGCCAACTACAGCTGGTTTATCGGCATGGGCATTGCGCTGGTGCTGTACCGGCAACTGGCGCCGCGCATGATGCCCGGCCACTTCGGCAGCCGTGCCGCCAGCCAGGCCTGA
- a CDS encoding aspartate/glutamate racemase family protein, producing MKLKIINPNTTQSMTDKIGQCAVAVAAPGTRISAVSPRMGPASIESHYDEALSVPGILDEILAGEQEGVDGYVIACFGDPGLYAAREVARGPVIGIAEAAMHMASVVGSSFSVVTTLARTCNIAWHLAERYGMKRFCNNVRACDLPVLELERPGSDARRIITEACRQALVEDRSECIVLGCAGMTDLCDEIADAIGAPVIDGVVCAVKMAEALVSVRLGTSKRGDWARPLPKAYAGMLAPYALN from the coding sequence ATGAAGCTGAAGATCATCAACCCCAATACCACCCAGAGCATGACCGACAAGATCGGGCAGTGCGCCGTCGCCGTGGCGGCACCGGGAACGCGCATCAGCGCGGTCAGCCCGCGCATGGGACCGGCTTCCATCGAAAGCCACTATGACGAAGCCCTGTCCGTGCCCGGCATCCTCGACGAGATCCTGGCCGGCGAGCAGGAGGGCGTGGACGGCTACGTGATCGCCTGCTTCGGCGACCCCGGCCTGTACGCCGCGCGCGAGGTGGCACGCGGGCCGGTGATCGGCATCGCCGAGGCCGCCATGCATATGGCCAGCGTGGTCGGCAGCAGCTTCAGCGTGGTGACCACGCTGGCGCGCACCTGCAATATCGCCTGGCACCTGGCCGAGCGCTACGGCATGAAGCGCTTCTGCAACAACGTGCGCGCCTGCGACCTGCCCGTGCTGGAACTGGAGCGCCCGGGCTCGGACGCGCGCCGCATCATCACCGAGGCCTGCCGCCAGGCGCTGGTTGAAGACCGCAGCGAATGCATCGTGCTGGGGTGCGCCGGCATGACCGACCTGTGCGACGAGATCGCCGACGCCATCGGCGCACCGGTGATCGACGGCGTGGTGTGCGCGGTCAAGATGGCCGAGGCGCTGGTCTCGGTGCGCCTGGGCACCAGCAAGCGCGGCGACTGGGCGCGGCCGCTGCCCAAGGCGTATGCGGGCATGCTGGCCCCTTATGCGTTGAACTGA
- the puuE gene encoding allantoinase PuuE, whose amino-acid sequence MLQSRYPRDLIGYGARPPHARWPGGARVALQFVLNYEEGGENCVLHGDAASEQFLSEIVGAAAYPDRHMSMEGIYEYGSRAGVWRLLREFEKRGLPLTIFGVSMALQRHPELTRAFVELGHEIACHGWRWIHYQGIDEATEREHMRIGMQIIKDLTGELPLGWYTGRDSPNTRRLVVEHGGLLYDSDYYGDDLPFWTEVEVTGGEKKPHLVVPYTLDSNDMRFATPQGFNTGEQFFQYLKDAFDVLYEEGDPSGQDSPKMLSIGMHCRLLGRPGRFRALQRFLDYVQGHDKVWICRRVDIARHWAQVHPFQAAGDAAAVGTMPEEVAPA is encoded by the coding sequence ATGCTCCAGTCCCGCTATCCACGCGATCTCATCGGTTACGGCGCCCGGCCGCCGCACGCCCGCTGGCCGGGCGGTGCGCGCGTTGCGCTGCAGTTCGTCCTCAACTACGAAGAAGGCGGCGAAAACTGCGTGCTGCACGGCGACGCCGCCTCCGAGCAGTTCCTCTCCGAGATCGTCGGCGCCGCGGCCTACCCCGACCGCCACATGAGCATGGAGGGCATCTACGAATACGGCTCGCGCGCCGGCGTCTGGCGCCTGCTGCGCGAGTTCGAGAAGCGCGGCCTGCCGCTGACCATCTTCGGCGTGTCGATGGCGCTGCAACGCCATCCTGAACTGACCCGCGCCTTTGTCGAACTGGGCCACGAGATCGCCTGCCACGGCTGGCGCTGGATCCACTACCAGGGCATCGACGAAGCCACCGAGCGCGAGCACATGCGCATCGGCATGCAGATCATCAAGGACCTGACCGGCGAACTGCCGCTGGGCTGGTACACCGGCCGCGACAGCCCCAACACGCGCCGCCTGGTGGTGGAGCACGGCGGCCTCCTGTACGACTCGGACTACTACGGCGACGACCTGCCCTTCTGGACCGAGGTGGAAGTCACCGGCGGCGAGAAGAAGCCGCACCTGGTGGTGCCGTACACGCTCGACTCCAACGACATGCGCTTTGCCACGCCGCAGGGCTTCAATACCGGCGAACAGTTCTTCCAGTACCTGAAGGATGCGTTCGACGTCTTGTATGAGGAAGGCGACCCGAGCGGCCAGGACAGCCCCAAGATGCTGTCGATCGGCATGCACTGCCGCCTGCTCGGCCGCCCGGGCCGCTTCCGCGCGCTGCAGCGCTTTCTCGACTATGTGCAGGGACACGACAAGGTGTGGATCTGCCGCCGTGTCGATATCGCCCGCCACTGGGCGCAGGTGCACCCGTTCCAAGCCGCGGGCGATGCCGCAGCCGTGGGCACGATGCCCGAGGAAGTTGCCCCGGCCTGA
- a CDS encoding GntR family transcriptional regulator, with translation MATTSKKAAPGAAAKTPRRPASKATLKTAPKAAANAAPEESAGPEAAASEASATEAIYLSLLTAIMEHRLLAGTKLVEERLCEVTGASRARIRQVFARLAHEKLVTLVPNRGAFVSSPTVDEAREVFQARRVVEPALAAELAQRATPAKVRSLRRHAMEEDNARARGDRAAMIRLSGEFHILLAEMAGNAILEKLIREMVSLTCLIITLYDRPGAPACAEHEHRQLTDAIEQRDAARASALMAEHLEHIEGSLDLSVPDSGAPDFYSIFSKG, from the coding sequence ATGGCAACCACATCGAAGAAGGCGGCGCCCGGCGCGGCAGCAAAAACGCCGCGCCGGCCCGCGTCCAAGGCAACCCTGAAAACGGCACCCAAGGCCGCCGCCAATGCCGCACCGGAGGAAAGCGCCGGCCCGGAGGCCGCCGCCAGCGAAGCTTCCGCCACCGAGGCCATCTACCTCAGCCTGCTGACCGCGATCATGGAGCATCGCCTGCTGGCCGGCACCAAGCTGGTCGAGGAACGGCTGTGCGAAGTGACCGGCGCCAGCCGGGCCCGCATCCGCCAGGTCTTCGCGCGCCTGGCGCATGAGAAGCTGGTCACGCTGGTGCCCAATCGCGGCGCCTTTGTCTCCAGCCCCACGGTGGACGAGGCGCGCGAGGTGTTCCAGGCGCGCCGCGTGGTCGAGCCCGCGCTGGCGGCCGAACTGGCCCAGCGTGCCACGCCGGCCAAAGTCCGCAGCCTGCGCCGCCATGCCATGGAAGAAGACAACGCGCGCGCGCGCGGCGACCGCGCCGCGATGATCCGCCTGTCGGGGGAATTCCATATCCTGCTGGCGGAGATGGCCGGCAATGCCATCCTCGAAAAGCTGATCCGCGAGATGGTGTCACTGACATGCCTGATCATCACGCTGTATGACCGCCCCGGCGCACCGGCCTGCGCCGAGCATGAGCACCGCCAGCTGACCGACGCCATCGAGCAGCGCGACGCCGCGCGCGCCAGCGCGTTGATGGCGGAACACCTGGAACACATCGAGGGTTCGCTCGACCTGAGCGTGCCCGACAGCGGCGCGCCGGACTTCTACAGCATCTTCAGCAAGGGTTGA